In Festucalex cinctus isolate MCC-2025b chromosome 5, RoL_Fcin_1.0, whole genome shotgun sequence, a single genomic region encodes these proteins:
- the npffr2a gene encoding neuropeptide FF receptor 2a isoform X1, with the protein MNQRVDNWTLYNNSEEAALPPRNNVTYVGFYLHHPSTAAIFIVSYLLIFLVCMAGNGVVCFIVLRSRNMRTVTNLFILNLAVSDLLVGIFCMPTTLLDNIITGWPFGSLVCKMSGMVQGISVSASVFTLVAIAVDRFRCIVYPFKQKLTISTATLIIVIIWVLAISIMCPSGVMLQVTQEQSVQVLLGYDNKTTPFYWCRENWPNQEMRKIYTTVLFANIYLAPLSLIVVMYARIGITLFKTAVPTGGKPGHDSRHGVSKKKQRVIKMLLIVALLFILSWLPLWTLMMLSDYARLTEQQYRIVNIYVYPFAHWLAFFNSSVNPIIYGFFNENFRRGFQVVFKFSLCAADGQRRKTYSHRLQPNSVLPANNAQTSLEPISLNSLDKSSSRRGHQVAEQDLVLEDLEKGSCSSGGVTAVSI; encoded by the exons ATGAACCAGCGCGTGGACAATTGGACGCTTTACAACAACTCGGAGGAGGCCGCCCTCCCTCCCAGGAACAACGTGACCTACGTGGGCTTCTACCTGCACCACCCGTCCACGGCGGCCATCTTCATCGTGTCCTACCTGCTCATCTTCCTGGTGTGCATGGCGGGCAACGGCGTGGTGTGCTTCATCGTGCTGCGCAGCCGCAACATGCGCACTGTCACCAACTTGTTCATCCTCAACCTCGCCGTGAGTGACCTCCTGGTGGGCATTTTCTGCATGCCAACAACGCTGCTCGATAACATCATCACAG GGTGGCCCTTTGGAAGTCTGGTGTGCAAAATGAGCGGCATGGTGCAAGGCATCTCCGTGTCGGCGTCCGTCTTCACCCTGGTGGCGATCGCCGTCGACAG GTTCCGATGTATCGTCTACCCGTTCAAGCAAAAGCTGACCATCTCCACCGCCACCCTTATCATCGTCATTATCTGGGTCCTGGCCATATCCATCATGTGTCCGTCCGGCGTGATGCTACAGGTGACGCAGGAGCAAAGCGTCCAAGTGCTGCTCGGCTACGACAACAAAACCACTCCTTTTTACTGGTGCAGGGAGAACTGGCCCAACCAGGAGATGCGCAAGATTTACACCACCGTGTTGTTCGCCAACATCTACCTGGCTCCGCTGTccctcatcgtcgtcatgtaCGCTCGCATCGGCATCACGCTCTTCAAGACCGCCGTGCCCACGGGCGGCAAGCCGGGTCACGACAGCCGACACGGCGTCTCCAAGAAGAAGCAGCGGGTCATCAAGATGCTCCTGATCGTGGCCTTGCTCTTCATCCTGTCCTGGCTGCCCCTGTGGACCCTCATGATGCTGAGCGACTACGCCCGGCTCACCGAGCAGCAGTACCGCATCGTCAACATCTACGTCTACCCCTTTGCCCACTGGCTGGCGTTTTTCAACAGCAGCGTCAACCCCATCATCTACGGATTCTTCAACGAGAACTTCCGCCGGGGTTTCCAGGTGGTGTTCAAGTTCAGCCTGTGCGCGGCCGACGGGCAGCGGAGGAAAACGTACTCGCACCGGCTGCAGCCCAACTCTGTGTTGCCGGCCAATAACGCGCAGACCTCCCTCGAGCCCATCTCGCTCAACAGCCTGGATAAGAGCAGCTCCAGGCGGGGGCATCAGGTGGCGGAGCAGGACTTGGTCTTGGAGGACTTGGAGAAGGGGTCCTGCAGTAGCGGCGGAGTAACAGCTGTGTCAATTTGA
- the npffr2a gene encoding neuropeptide FF receptor 2a isoform X2, which yields MNQRVDNWTLYNNSEEAALPPRNNVTYVGFYLHHPSTAAIFIVSYLLIFLVCMAGNGVVCFIVLRSRNMRTVTNLFILNLAVSDLLVGIFCMPTTLLDNIITGWPFGSLVCKMSGMVQGISVSASVFTLVAIAVDRFRCIVYPFKQKLTISTATLIIVIIWVLAISIMCPSGVMLQGELAQPGDAQDLHHRVVRQHLPGSAVPHRRHVRSHRHHALQDRRAHGRQAGSRQPTRRLQEEAAGHQDAPDRGLALHPVLAAPVDPHDAERLRPAHRAAVPHRQHLRLPLCPLAGVFQQQRQPHHLRILQRELPPGFPGGVQVQPVRGRRAAEENVLAPAAAQLCVAGQ from the exons ATGAACCAGCGCGTGGACAATTGGACGCTTTACAACAACTCGGAGGAGGCCGCCCTCCCTCCCAGGAACAACGTGACCTACGTGGGCTTCTACCTGCACCACCCGTCCACGGCGGCCATCTTCATCGTGTCCTACCTGCTCATCTTCCTGGTGTGCATGGCGGGCAACGGCGTGGTGTGCTTCATCGTGCTGCGCAGCCGCAACATGCGCACTGTCACCAACTTGTTCATCCTCAACCTCGCCGTGAGTGACCTCCTGGTGGGCATTTTCTGCATGCCAACAACGCTGCTCGATAACATCATCACAG GGTGGCCCTTTGGAAGTCTGGTGTGCAAAATGAGCGGCATGGTGCAAGGCATCTCCGTGTCGGCGTCCGTCTTCACCCTGGTGGCGATCGCCGTCGACAG GTTCCGATGTATCGTCTACCCGTTCAAGCAAAAGCTGACCATCTCCACCGCCACCCTTATCATCGTCATTATCTGGGTCCTGGCCATATCCATCATGTGTCCGTCCGGCGTGATGCTACAG GGAGAACTGGCCCAACCAGGAGATGCGCAAGATTTACACCACCGTGTTGTTCGCCAACATCTACCTGGCTCCGCTGTccctcatcgtcgtcatgtaCGCTCGCATCGGCATCACGCTCTTCAAGACCGCCGTGCCCACGGGCGGCAAGCCGGGTCACGACAGCCGACACGGCGTCTCCAAGAAGAAGCAGCGGGTCATCAAGATGCTCCTGATCGTGGCCTTGCTCTTCATCCTGTCCTGGCTGCCCCTGTGGACCCTCATGATGCTGAGCGACTACGCCCGGCTCACCGAGCAGCAGTACCGCATCGTCAACATCTACGTCTACCCCTTTGCCCACTGGCTGGCGTTTTTCAACAGCAGCGTCAACCCCATCATCTACGGATTCTTCAACGAGAACTTCCGCCGGGGTTTCCAGGTGGTGTTCAAGTTCAGCCTGTGCGCGGCCGACGGGCAGCGGAGGAAAACGTACTCGCACCGGCTGCAGCCCAACTCTGTGTTGCCGGCCAATAA